A stretch of the Gossypium hirsutum isolate 1008001.06 chromosome D07, Gossypium_hirsutum_v2.1, whole genome shotgun sequence genome encodes the following:
- the LOC121219133 gene encoding uncharacterized protein: protein MAIKIDLEKAYDRVHWDFIETSLQAVGIPLFLLNAIMSAITTSTMQVLWNGVPTQKFCPARGVRQGCDLILFGQADEYQAKVIKGIPLLHKKVTTNTLWFVVDKVRSKLSDWDVKQLSLSRRVTLAQLILLAIPNYFMQSMTINCQSKEDGSCWMGFGVPI, encoded by the exons ATGGCTATTAAAATTGACTTAGAAAAGGCATATGACAGAGTCCACTGGGATTTCATAGAAACATCTCTTCAGGCTGTAGGTATTCCTCTATTTCTCCTTAATGCTATTATGTCAGCTATTACTACTTCTACCATGCAGGTTCTATGGAATGGGGTTCCAACCCAGAAATTTTGTCCGGCTAGAGGAGTTCGCCAGGGAT GTGATTTGATTCTTTTTGGGCAAGCCGATGAATATCAAGCCAAAGTCATCAAAG GGATTCCCCTTTTACATAAGAAGGTCACTACTAATACTCTATGGTTTGTTGTGGATAAAGTTCGCAGTAAACTGTCCGATTGGGATGTAAAACAACTTTCTCTATCTAGAAGAGTGACTTTGGCTCAGTTGATTTTGCTTGCAATTCCAAATTATTTCATGCAATCAATGACGATAAATTGTCAGAGCAAGGAAGATGGCTCTTGTTGGATGGGATTCGGTGTGCCCATCTAA